A single Amphiura filiformis chromosome 19, Afil_fr2py, whole genome shotgun sequence DNA region contains:
- the LOC140141294 gene encoding uncharacterized protein, with protein MASDSDPHQMNSSCDENGSKNSITSEKPSTWPGEVKEHSQCKSSNQASTLPGDSGDGIAPEVKPNEFETLNRASTESGYSNVHERIHTVEKACRSLDRDYSDSEYDDIYVKEEPLDIRSESEASIEHEDTNFELRSSNGVPTEHEGIDIKEEPYEYESENEASVVSGNSYVDISIDTAEKPLEVGSSNGGTTEHDDIDLKEEPFESESSSEAIPVSEETFEWPGELKEHERIHIEEKPFKCKFCNTDFKKLDHLEKHALIHSGEKPFKCSVCNKGFSFSSGLERHERSHTGQKPYMCTSCGKGFSRSGNLKRHERLHTNEKPFKCQVCNKGFTQSSNLKTHEGIHAKEKPFKCTFCSKGFAAASTLKRHGRIHTGGKPYICTLCNKGFSRSHSLKIHERIHTEERPYMCTFCGKGFTHSGGLIAHERIHTGEKPFKCQVCNKGFTEASNLKTHEGIHAKEKPFKCTFCSKWFAVVSNLKSHERIHSKPYICTFCGKGFSFPQRLKVHERIHTEEKPFVCKVCYKGFTHSRYLKRHECIYSKEKPFKCAFCNKGFTQSSTLKRHEHIHATCKEKPYICTFCAKGFSFPQSLKVHERIHTEEKPFVCKVCYKGFTHSGDLKRHERIHSKERPFKCTFCNKDFTQSSTLKTHERIHTGEKL; from the exons ATGGCATCCGATTCCGATCCTCATCAGATGAATTCCAGTTGTGATGAGAATGGCTCCAAAAATAGTATCACTTCAGAGAAACCATCAACAT GGCCTGGTGAAGTGAAGGAGCATTCTCAATGCAAATCGTCAAATCAAGCCTCTACATTGCCAGGTGACTCAGGTGATGGGATTGCTCCTGAAGTGAAGCCTAATGAATTTGAAACTTTAAATAGAGCCTCCACGGAGTCTGGCTACTCAAATGTACATGAAAGGATCCACACTGTGGAAAAGGCATGTAGGTCTTTAGATAGAGACTACTCAGACTCAGAGTATGATGATATTTATGTAAAAGAGGAGCCGTTAGATATTAGGTCTGAAAGTGAAGCCTCCATCGAGCATGAGGATACAAATTTTGAATTGAGGTCTTCAAACGGAGTCCCCACTGAACATGAGGGTATTGATATTAAAGAGGAGCCTTATGAATACGAATCTGAAAATGAGGCCTCAGTAGTATCGGGTAACTCATATGTAGATATAAGTATTGATACTGCAGAGAAGCCCTTGGAGGTAGGATCTTCAAATGGAGGCACTACAGAACATGATGATATTGACCTGAAAGAGGAGCCTTTTGAATCGGAATCTTCAAGTGAAGCCATCCCCGTGTCAGAGGAGACATTTGAAT GGCCTGGTGAATTGAAGGAACATGAACGTATTCACATCGAAGAAAAGCCTTTTAAATGTAAATTCTGCAACACCGATTTCAAAAAGTTAGATCATTTGGAAAAACATGCACTTATTCATAGtggagagaagccttttaaatgttcagtttgtaacaaaggcttttcATTTTCAAGTGGCTTGGAAAGACATGAACGTAGTCATACTGGACAGAAGCCTTACATGTGTACATCTTGTGGGAAAGGGTTTTCACGGTCAGGTaacttgaaaagacatgaacgtcTTCATACTAAtgagaagcctttcaaatgtcAAGTTTGTAACAAAGGATTTACACAGTCAAGTAACTTGAAGACACATGAAGGTATTCATGCTAAAGAGAAACcgttcaaatgtacattttgtagcaaagggTTTGCAGCGGCAAGTACCTTGAAAAGACATGGACGTATTCATACTGGAGGGAAGCCTTACATATGTACATTGTGTAACAAAGGGTTTTCACGGTCACATAGCTTAAAAatccatgaacgtattcatactgaagAGAGGCCTTACATGTGTACATTTTGTGGTAAAGGCTTCACACACTCAGGTGGCTTGATagcacatgaacgtattcatactggagagaagcctttcaaatgtcAAGTTTGTAACAAAGGGTTTACAGAGGCAAGTAACTTGAAGACACATGAAGGTATTCATgctaaagagaaacctttcaaatgtacattttgtagcaaatGGTTTGCAGTGGTAAGTAACTTGAAAAgtcatgaacgtattcatagtaAGCCTTACATATGTACATTTTGTGGTAAAGGCTTTTCATTTCCACAACGCTTAAAAgtccatgaacgtattcatactgaagAGAAGCCTTTCGTATGCAAAGTTTGttacaaaggcttcacacactcACGTTACTTGAAAAGACATGAATGTATTTATagtaaagagaagcctttcaaatgtgCATTTTGTAACAAGGGTTTCACACAATCGAGTACCTTGAAGAGACATGAGCATATTCATGCTACAtgtaaagagaagccttacatatgTACATTTTGTGCCAAAGGCTTTTCATTTCCACAAAGCTTAAAAgtccatgaacgtattcatactgaagAGAAGCCTTTCGTGTGCAAAGTTTGttacaaaggcttcacacactcAGGTgacttgaaaagacatgaacgtattcatagtaAAGAGAGgcctttcaaatgtacattttgtaacaaggaTTTCACACAATCGAGTACCTTGAAGACACATGAACGGATTCACACTGGAGAGAAGCTTTAA
- the LOC140140586 gene encoding uncharacterized protein — protein sequence MGITWQDRVPNGEVLQRAEMESVEAILVKSQLRWAGHVVRMPDERLPKAVMYAELTEGKRKRGGQKLRYRDVVKRHLKTADMDVDTWEMKASDRVNWRKKIHDAGKTVERKRKEKYLEGWRKRHPSTSTTEPSSNSMGSR from the coding sequence atgggaataacatgGCAGGACCGAGTCCCTAATGGAGAGGTGCTTCAGAGAGCCGAAATGGAGAGCGTAGAAGCCATCCTAGTGAAAAGCCAACTGCGCTGGGCCGGTCATGTCGTGAGGATGCCTGATGAAAGACTACCAAAAGCTGTGATGTATGCTGAACTcacagaaggaaagagaaaacgtGGTGGACAGAAACTTCGGTATAGAGATGTTGTGAAGCGTCATCTGAAGACAGCTGACATGGATGTTGATACATGGGAGATGAAAGCTAGTGACCGGGTCAATTGGAGGAAGAAGATCCACGATGCTGGGAAAACAGTGGAGCGGAAGCGAAAGGAGAAGTACCTTGAAGGATGGAGAAAGAGACACCCATCAACTTCGACAACTGAGCCTTCATCGAACTCGATGggcagccgatga